Below is a genomic region from Prunus persica cultivar Lovell chromosome G3, Prunus_persica_NCBIv2, whole genome shotgun sequence.
GCGGTGTTACTGCCAAATTCACAAGGGAAGTTTTCAGTGATGAAAATTGGGATCAAATAGGTCAACAATGGTATAAGAGGGATCTAAATCCTATTGGCATTGATGAAAATTGTGTTGTGTATTCATTTATCTTGGACAAAGGAGAGAACATGTAGCACAAAAGCAAAGTAGAACACATCAATTTATGTATAGAGAACATTAATCAGTACTTTCTACTTCTTGGATCAAGGAAGAGGTGCCAAGGACGATGTAGCACAACCAAGAGCCTTTGTCACGCCAGTAATTGTGGGCTTGACATTAGAACACACAGAGGTAAGAGGGCCTTTGTCTCCACCATAGGTGAGATCAATGTCAGTCAactccacattctcacacggtTTGCCCGTGGTACATACAAGCTTGACTGCAAGTGGAGTGAAAGATGAGCCCTTAATGTTCTTGAAGCTGACATTGTTGATCTTAACTTTTGACGGAGGCTTTTGTTCACACTTAGTATATGGGCAGTACAATTGGTCTATGAGGATAGGGTTACTGACATTAACCATGATAATATCCTCATAGTGTATACCCGAGGCAGAGCTAGGCGAAGGAGAATCTGGAAATGTTTTGATTCTCACACCGTTCTCCGTATTAGTCAGGGTGCAGTTCTTAACTATGATCCCGGTCAcatccttttcttccttataTTTTCCAAGGCTTCCAATGCTTATTCCATGGCCTGGCCCACAAGTAACACCAGTCACTGTGATTTTGTGGGAGTCATCACCAATAGAAATACAGTCATCCCCAGTTccaatctttgaatgagtaatGTTGATACCAGTCGAAGCCCCGATATGGATTCCATCTGTGTTTCTGCTCTCGTCAGGTGCTGTGATGGTAAGCTGTTGAAATGTAGTATGGTTGCACCGGAAAACATGGATGTGGAAAAATTTGCTGTTAAGTGAAGTTATGtcctgaactttggaatttgtGAGGAATTCAAACCGCAGATTAACGGGAGgaggtttgcaatttttgtttttgtggcaGTCATTTTGATTCCAAGAAAGTGCTCCTTGGCCATCAAAAGTCCCACCACCTGATAAGGTGAGCATGTCAATGTACTGAAAACCAACCCAAGTATCCGGTCTTGTGAGTTGGCCAGCGTCTGCTGGAGCCTGCAATGTGCCTTGAACTTGCATCTCAATAGGAGCCTTACAGGGGCCTCTGAAAGTTGCTTCTTTTAACTTGTATGTCCCGCTCGGAACGACAACTTTACTCGCGGATGGCGATGCACATGCATCACTCCAAGCCTTGGCCAAGGCCGTACTGACATCAGAGCCAGGCTTTGCACCGTATGTTGCACTTGTCACGTCAAACACACTAGCATGAGCCTTAGGTGTAGATGCTAACAATAAGCACAAAAGCATTGCCAAGAAACTTAATTTCATAGCCATCTTgattttccttccaatttgttattttattctctgttttcttttttttccctttggaAGGATGATGAAACTCCATTTTGAGTTGAGGCCAATTTATAGTCCGATTGGGAAGGCTCAACACCATCAAACTATCCAACCAATCACTAACTATTTTTATACACAGTTGCATTCTAGTTTAGCTTTATGTCCTATAATTAGTAAGCCGTTTAACCTTGAGAATATTCATCACCAAATCTCTATCTAGAACGTGCTAAGCTGTTTGTAGTACTGTTGTCCTCCTCCACACCCCgcaatatatgtatattccAAAAAAGGAGGACCAAAACCATGCATACACACCTGGATAGAGTTAACAAGATGAACAGGAAAAGACCATGCCTACACTATTGGCGCATCTACGTATATACTTTTTCTAATATCATCCAACTAGAAAGTGCCTCACCTTAACAACTTTAATTCATCTACTTAGCTTAAATAATCCATTTGCACCA
It encodes:
- the LOC109947976 gene encoding exopolygalacturonase-like; translation: MAMKLSFLAMLLCLLLASTPKAHASVFDVTSATYGAKPGSDVSTALAKAWSDACASPSASKVVVPSGTYKLKEATFRGPCKAPIEMQVQGTLQAPADAGQLTRPDTWVGFQYIDMLTLSGGGTFDGQGALSWNQNDCHKNKNCKPPPVNLRFEFLTNSKVQDITSLNSKFFHIHVFRCNHTTFQQLTITAPDESRNTDGIHIGASTGINITHSKIGTGDDCISIGDDSHKITVTGVTCGPGHGISIGSLGKYKEEKDVTGIIVKNCTLTNTENGVRIKTFPDSPSPSSASGIHYEDIIMVNVSNPILIDQLYCPYTKCEQKPPSKVKINNVSFKNIKGSSFTPLAVKLVCTTGKPCENVELTDIDLTYGGDKGPLTSVCSNVKPTITGVTKALGCATSSLAPLP